From the genome of Agromyces badenianii:
CTCGCCAACCACGGGTACGGGCCGCTGCCGGTGCACCAGCTCGGCAAGGTCGCGACGTTCGCGTTGTTCTTCGGCCTCCCCGTCATCATGCTCGGCCTCGCCTTCCCGGTGGTCGCCGTCGTCAGTCAACCGGTGGGTTGGGCGATCACCCTCTGGGGTGCGTTCCTCTATTGGTGGGCAGGCATCATCTACGCGATCGAGACCGTTCGCGTCATCCGCATTCCGCGGGTGGCGGACGAGTCTCGATCGGATACGCTTGGACAGGGAGGTTAGTGTGGCGGAATCTGACAACACTCAAGCCGGTGGTGTGAACGAACCCGGCGACGAACCGTCGACGACGACGTCGACGCATGCCGTCGACGGCTCGACCGACACGACCATCGGCTTCAGTCGAGAGACGGCCGCTCAGTTGAGCGCCCTCGACGCTGACGTCACTGCCGAAGAGCAGGAGGCGATCGCCGCGCTGCCATCGGGATCGGCGTTGCTGATCGTGCGACGCGGCCCGAACAGCGGTGCTCGTTTCCTCCTCGACACCGATGTCACGCTCGTCGGTCGGCACCCCGACGCCGACATCTTCCTCGACGACGTCACCGTTTCGCGAAAGCACGCGGAGTTCGTGCGGCATCGCTCGGCGTTCGAAGTGCGCGACCTCAGTTCGCTGAACGGCACGTACTACGACGGCGTGCGCATCGAGACCGCACTCCTCAGTGACGGCGCAGAGGTGCAGATCGGCAAGTTCCGGCTCACGTTCTACGCCTCTCGCCGCGACCTGGCGCCGGTGGCGAGCGAATAGTGTCGGCTCCCGCTGCGTCCTCGCGCGCGAGCGGCCAGGCGCCACTACTGGGCATCGGTCAGGTGCTCGCCAGGCTTCAACCGGAGTTCCCCGAACTCACGCCCTCGAAACTGCGCTTCCTCGAAGAGCAGCGGCTCGTCGCGCCGGCGAGAACCGCCGCGGGGTATCGCAAGTTCTCCGTGAGCGACGTCGAACGCATCACGGTCGTGCTCTCCATGCAGCGCGATCACTATCTGCCCCTGAAGGTCATCCGCACGCATCTCGAGGCGATCGACGCGGGCGAGACGCCGGCGCTGCCCGGGGCCACGAGCGCCGCGGCATTCCTCGCCGGTGCGCGCAGATTCCGGCGTGACGAACTCATCCGCCAGGCCGGCGCGACCGCGTCGCTGCTCGACGACGCCGTTTCGGCCTCCCTTCTGCCCGCGGCCGAGTACTACGGCGACGACGCCCTCGGTGTGCTCCGCTCCCTCGTCGCCCTCCGCGCGGTCGGCATCGAGCCGCGACACCTTCGTGGCGTGCGGGCCGCGGCCGAGCGGGAGGCGGCGCTGGTCGAGCGTGCGATCGCTCCGTCGCGACGAGCGGATGCCGCCGACAAGGCCCGTGCGCTCGAGCAGGGGCAAGAACTCGCGCGACACCTCGACGCCGTGCACGCGAGTGTCGTGCGAGCGTCGCTCGGTCGCCTCGCACGATGATGTCGCGACACGCCGTGACGTTCGGCCGGATGTGTTCGACAGAGCCGCGTGCCCTCGGTAGCGTGGAACTCGCGTCGACGAGGTGCCGGCGCGAGAGTGAGGGGCAATCGGATGAGTGAGCTCGACCGGACTCCACGCTCGCGCTACGACCTCGGCTTGCTCTTCACCGACGGCATGCCCGAGCACGACGATGCCACCGGGTATCGCGGTGCGGTCGCAGCTCGAGCTGCGGGCATCAGCTATCGACAGCTCGACTACTGGGCGCGCACGCAACTCGTCGAACCCACGGTCCGCGGCGCAGCGGGCTCCGGTTCGCAGCGGCTCTACGGATTCCGCGACATCCTCGTGCTGAAGCTCGTGAAGCGATTGCTCGACACCGGGATCTCGTTGCAGCAGATCCGCACGGCCGTCACGCAGCTCCGCGAGTCGGGCATCGACGACCTCGCGCAGACGACGCTCATGAGCGACGGTGCGAGCGTGTACCTCTGCACCTCAGACGACGAGGTCATCGACCTCGTCAACCGCGGCCAGGGCGTGTTCGGCATCGCTGTTGGCAAGGTGCTCCGTGAGGTCGAGTCCACGCTCGTCGAGCTCGACACCCAGCCGGCAGATCCGCTCGACGAACTCGCGGCGCGGCGCGGCGTGCGGTCTCGCAAGATCTCCTGAGCTCCGATCGTCGGTGAGCGTGCTGTCCGGCATGCCTGCCGAGCGCGTTCGCTCGCGCCCGCTGCGCGGGAGCCGGCTGGGCGGGAGCCGCTGCGAAGGGCGCGATCCGGCATGCCCGTCGAGTGCGATGGCCGGTGCCGAAGGTCGCGATCGGGCATGTCCGTCGAGTGCGAGCGGATCCGGCTCGGGCTCAGACCGCCGGAGTGGGGGAGTCGAGCGAGACGCCGGCGAACTCTCCGATTCGAGCGGTTCGAAGCACTCGCTCGAGCAATTGGTCGAAATGTGACGACATCTCTTCGGCACTTTCACCGGGCCACATGTGCAGTGGTTTGGCGGCACCCTGAGCCTGCTGCAGGGAGGTGCGCTCGGGCAGTTGAGGGGAGAGCACGAGCGGTCCGAACATGTCGCGCAGCTCCTTGATGCGGAACTGGTGCTCGAGCGACTGCACGCGGGCCCGGTTCACGATGATGCCGAGGGGCTGCAAGCGCGGTGAGAGGCCCCGACGGATCTCCTCGATCGCGCGGAGCGCGCGGTCGGCTGCCGCGACGGAGAAGAGGCCGGGTTCGGTCACGACGGCGACGCGGTCGCTCGCCGCCCAGGCGGTGCGAGTCAAGGCATTCAGCGACGGAGCGCAGTCGATAAGCACCAATTCGTAGTCGGCTTCGACGTTGGCGAGGGCCTCTTCGAGCTTCCAGATGTCGCGGATCGACGGGTGCGGCCCGTCGAAGTTGATGGCCGACGGGCTGCCGATCATGACGTCGATCGTCGACTGCGGGTTCGATCTCGCCCACCCGCTCGGAGCGATCGCCGAGCGCACGATCTTCTCCTTGGGAGAGGCCAGCACATCGGCGACGTTGAGGTGACCGGCCACCTGGATGTCCATGCCGGTCGAGACATCGGACTGCGGGTCGAGGTCGACCACGAGCGTGCGGACGCCGCGTGCGAAGGCCGCTGACGCCAGCCCGAGGGTGACGGTTGTCTTCCCGACACCGCCCTTGAGGGAACTGACGCTGAGTACGTGCACGAACAGATACGTTACCTTTACTACTCGGGCGATACCTAAACGTTCGCTGTGCGGAAAACCCGTCTGAAAGGTTTGCATGTTCACGAAGATCCTGGTTGCCAATCGCGGGGAGATCGCCATTCGGGCGTTCCGTGCCGCTGTCGAGCTCGGTGCGAAGACGGTCGCGGTCTACCCCTACGAAGACCGCAACTCGCTGCACCGCCTGAAGGCCGACGAGGCGTACCAGATCGGCGAGCCGGGGCATCCCGTTCGCGCGTACCTCGATGTCACCGAGATCATCCGCGTGGCGCAGCTGTCCGGTGCCGACGCGATCTACCCGGGCTACGGATTCCTCTCGGAGAACCCCGAACTCGCTCAGGCCGCAGAAGCCGCCGGCATCACCTTCATCGGGCCGCCCAAGCGCGTGCTCGAGATGGCGGGCAACAAGGTCACCGCCAAGGAGCACGCGATCGCCGCGGGCGTGCCGGTGCTGAAGTCGACGCCGCCGTCGCGTGACATCGAGACCCTCGTCGCTCAGGCCGACGAGGTCGGCTTCCCGATCTTCGCCAAGGCCGTCGCCGGCGGTGGCGGGCGCGGCATGCGCCGGGTGAGCACGAAAGACGAACTGCGGCCGGCCCTCGAAGAGGCCATGCGAGAGGCCGACAGCGCATTCGGCGACGCCACGATGTTCCTCGAGCAGGCGGTGCTGCGGCCGCGGCACATCGAGGTGCAGGTGCTGGCTGACGCCACGGGCGAGACCGTGCACCTCTTCGAACGCGACTGCTCGGTGCAGCGCCGCCACCAGAAGGTCATCGAGATCGCCCCGGCCCCGAACCTCTCCGATGAGGTGCGCCAGTCGCTGTACCGCGACGCGATCGCGTTCGCGAAGTCGATCGGCTACGTCAACGCGGGCACCGTCGAGTTCCTGCTCGACACCGCAGGCGAGCGCGCCGGACAGCACGTGTTCATCGAGATGAACCCGCGCATCCAGGTCGAGCACACCGTGACCGAAGAGGTCACCGACGTCGACCTCGTGGTCTCGCAGATCCGCATCGCGGCAGGAGAGTCCCTCACGCAGCTCGGCCTGCAGCAGGACTCGATCCGCCTCCGCGGCGCGGCACTGCAGTGCCGCATCACGACCGAGGACCCGACGGCGGGCTTCCGGCCCGACACCGGCAAGATCACGACGTACCGTTCACCCGGCGGTGCCGGCATCCGGCTCGACGGCGGCACGATCAACCCCGGCGCACAGATCAGCCCGCACTTCGACTCGATGCTCGCGAAGCTGACCTGCCGCGGGCGCGACTACCCGGCCGCCGTCGCACGTGCCAAGCGCGCCCTCGCCGAGTTCCGCATCCGAGGCGTCTCGACGAACATCCCGTTCCTGCAGGCCGTGCTCGAAGACCCGGCGTTCGTCGCCGGCGACCTCAGCACCTCCTTCATCGACGAGCGCCCGCAGCTGCTCCGCGGCCGGGTCTCGAAGGACCGCGGCACCAAGATCCTCAACTGGCTCGCGGATGTCACGGTGAACCAGCCGAACGGACCGGCCCCGACGACCGTCAGCCCTGCCGAGAAGCTGCCGGCGATCGACATCACGGCCCCGGCTCCCGCGGGTTCGCGGCAGCGCCTCCTCGAGCTCGGCCCGCTCGGCTTCGCGCAGGCCCTGCGCGCGCAGACGCCGCTCGCCGTGACCGAGACCACCTTCCGCGACGCCCACCAGTCCCTGCTCGCCACGCGAGTGCGCACGCGCGACCTCGTCGCCGTCGCACCCTACGTCGCCCGCATGACCCCCGAGCTCCTCTCGGTCGAGGCCTGGGGCGGCGCGACCTACGATGTCGCGCTCCGATTCCTCGGCGAAGACCCGTGGGAGCGTCTCGCCGCCCTGCGCGGGGCGCTGCCGAACATCAACATCCAGATGCTCCTGCGTGGCCGCAACACGGTGGGCTACACGCCGTACCCCACCGAGGTCACCGACTCGTTCGTGCGCGAAGCCGCGGCAACCGGAGTCGACATCTTCCGCATCTTCGACGCCCTCAACGACGTCTCGCAGATGCGTCCGGCGATCGACGCGGTGCTCTCGACCGGGCACGCAGTGGCCGAGGTTGCGGTGTGTTACACGGGTGATCTCCTCGATCCCGCCGAAGATCTCTACACGCTCGACTACTACCTCGCACTCGCAGAGAAGATCGTCGACGCCGGCGCGCACGTGCTCGCGATCAAGGACATGGCGGGCCTCCTGCGTCCCACTGCCGCCGAGAAGCTCGTCACGGCCCTGCGCGAGCGATTCGACCTGCCGGTGCACCTGCACACCCACGACACCGCAGGCGGCCAGCTGGCCACGCTGCTGGCGGCGAGCCGTGCCGGCGTCGACGCCGTCGATGTCGCGAGCGCTCCCATGGCGGGCACCACGAGCCAGCCGTCGGCATCCTCGCTCGTCGCTGCGCTCGCGCACACCGAGCGCGACACGGGCATCTCCCTCGATGCGGTCTCCGACCTCGAGCCCTACTGGGAGGCCGTGCGGCGCCTCTACCGCCCCTTCGAGTCGGGCCTGCCCGGTCCCACAGGCCGCGTGTACCACCACGAGATCCCGGGCGGTCAGCTGTCGAACCTCCGCCAGCAGGCGATCGCGCTGGGACTCGCCGACGACTTCGAGCTCATCGAAGACATGTACGCCGCGGCCGACCGCATCCTCGGCCGCGTGCCGAAGGTGACGCCCTCATCGAAGGTCGTCGGCGACCTCGCCCTGCACCTGGCGGCCGTCAAGGCCGACCCGGCCGACTTCGCGGCCAACCCCGAGAAGTACGATGTGCCCGACTCGGTGATCGGCTTCATGGCCGGTGAGCTGGGCGACCTGCCGGGCGGGTGGCCCGAGCCGTTCCGCACCAAGGTTCTCGCCGGCAAAGACGTTCGCATCGGCGTCACCGAGCTCACCACCGAGCAGCGCACGGCGCTCGAAGCCGACAGCACGACGCGCCGAGCGACCCTGAACACCCTGCTCTTCCCGGCGCCCACGCGCCAGTTCGAGCAGATCCGCGAGCTGTTCGGCGACCTGTCGGTCGTCGACACGGCCGACTACCTCTACGGCCTTCGTCAGGGTGCGGAGCACGTCGTCGAGATCGACCCGGGCGTCCGTCTCTACGCCGGTCTCGAGGCGATCGGCGAGGCCGATGACAAGGGCATGCGCACCGTCATGACGATTCTGAACGGCCAGCTTCGGCCGGTCTTCGTGCGCGACCGTTCGATCGACGTCGAGACGCGCGCGGCCGAGAAGGCGGATGCCTCGCAGCCCGGGCAGATCCCCGCGCCGTTCTCCGGCGTCGTGACCCTCCAGGTCGAGGTGGGCGACGAGATCGCCGCGGGCCAGAGCGTCGCCTCGATCGAGGCGATGAAGATGGAGGCCGCCATCACCTCGCCGGTCGCGGGCGTCATCGAGCGGGTCGCGATCCCCAAGACGCAGCAGGTCGAGGCCGGTGACCTGCTCGTCGTGGTGCGCCCGCGGTAGGCTGAGTACCGGTTGGCACTGATGAGGAGGGGTATCGGTGACTGAAGAACAGGCCGACGATTCGGCCGCGACACGACGTACGCCGGGCGCACGGTCGTCGGCGCTCGATCACGGCCGCAGGTCGCCGGCGTCTGGCGCGCACTCCGCGTCGGAGCTCGCAGCGAACCCCAATGTTCGCGTCGACCTGCCGCCGGCGCCTGTGCACGAGATGCCCGACGACGAGGTCGCCGTGGCGATCGACGATGTCGCCGTCAATCCCGGCAGCCTGGTCGGCGGCGGCGGCGGCAGCAGCACCACCTCGGTCGAAGTGATCACGCCCGCGCTCGCGGGGGCGGGGTACCGCGGTGGTGCGCGGCGCGAACCCTCGCCCTACAGCGCGCTGCTCGCCGCCGACGCCTCGAAGCCCCGCCGGGAGCGGGTAAGTACCGACACGGGCAGCCACGTCGCGATCGTCGATGCGTCCGGCGAGCCGTCGCTTCCGGCGGATGTGCCGGAGACCGCCGATTCGCTCACCGCCGACCGGCTCATCGACCTGAACCGCACGACCCGGCCCGCGCCGCAGGGCGGTCTCAACCGGTTCATCTACGAGGCGTCCCTCCACCTCGTCAACCTCGGCGACTCCGCGAAGGTGCAGGCGCACAAGGCCATGAGCCAGCGCATCCAGAAGCGGTTCGAGGGGGGCGCGCGCTTCGTGCCGGTGCTGACTCGCAAGGGCGGGGTGGGCAAGACCACGATCACCGCGCTCCTCGGCATGGCCCTCGCCGATGCGCGCGACGATCGCATCATCGCGATCGACGCCAATCCCGACCGCGGAACGCTCGCCGAGCGGGTCGATCGCCAGACCCGCGAGACCGTGCGCGGCGTGGTGGCGAAGGCCTCGTCCATCGGCGGCTACACCGACTTCTCCCGCTTCGTCTCGCGCGACGAGACTCGTCTCGACATCCTCGCCTCCGACACCGACCCGACGCTCTCCGAAGCCTTCGACGACAACGACTACAACGTCGTCGCCGGCCTCGCTGCGCGCTACTACTCGATCGTGCTCACCGACTGCGGCACCGGCATCGTGCACTCGGTCATGCGGGCGACCCTCCAGCGCGCCGATTCGATCGTGATCGTCTCGGGCGGCAGCGTCGACGAGGCACGCCTCGCATCCGAGACGCTGACCTGGCTCGAGGCCAATGGCTACGGCGAACTCGTGCGCAATGCGGTCGTCGCGATCAACCTCGCCACCCAGGGCACGCACCTGGTGAAGGTCGATGAGATCGAGGCGCATTTCCAGTCCAGAGTGCGCGAGATCGTACGCATCCCCTACGACCCGCAGCTCGCCGCAGGTTCCGTCGTGAACTGGCATGAGCTGCGCCCGATCACCCAGCACGCGGCTCGTGAGCTCGCGGCGCTCGTGGTGGAAGGCATGCCCGCCGAGCGCGAGCACTGAAACGGAGAACCCTTGCCCGAACGACCCATTCGCCTGTTCGGCGACCCCGTCTTGAAGACCGTCTCCGCACCAGTCGAACAGGTCGACGATCGTGTGCGCGCGCTCGTCGACGACTTGATCGACAGCGTCAAGCTCCCCGGGCGTGCCGGCGTGGCCGCTTCGCAGATCGGGGTCAACCTGCGGGCGTTCAGCTACAACGTCGACGGCGAAGTCGGCTACATCCTGAACCCCGAGATCGTCGAGACCTCGGGCGAGCAGGAACTCATCGACGAGGGATGCCTCTCGGTGCCGGGTCTCTGGCACAAGACGCCGCGGTACCCGTTCGTGCGAGTGCGTGGCATCGACCTCGACGGCAAGGAGATCGAGCTGTCTGGTACGGGACTCATGGCCCAGGCCCTGCAGCACGAGACCGATCATCTCGACGGACTCCTGTACCTCGACCGCCTCGAGCCCGCCGAGCGGCGACTCGCGATGAAGGCCGTGCGCGAGTCGGACTGGTTCTGAGGCGCTCTGCGACGACGAAGGCCCCGCGGTCACCCGCGGGGCCTTCGTCGTCGCAGATACGGCTCAGTGCACGATCGAGTGGCCCTCGGTCGCCGGCGCGCCGGTGTACATCGCCTCGATCTGAACACTGAAGTCGGCGAGGATGATGTTCCGCTTGATGCTGAGCTTGGGTGTGAGGTGTCCGCTCTCTTCGGTGAGCTCGGTCGCGAGCAGGGTGAACTTGCGGATCGACTCCGCACGCGAGACCGTCTCGTTGGCGGCGTCGATGGCGCGCTGCACCTCGGCGAGCACCGCCGGATTGACGGTGGCGTCTTCGAGCGACATGGCGGAGTCTTCACCGTTGTTGTTGAGCCACACCGGGAGCATCTCGGCGTCGAGGGTGATGAGTGCCGAGATGAACGGCTTCTTGTCGCCGACGACGACGACCTGGCCGACGAGGGGGTTGGCGCGGATCGGGTCTTCGAGCGCGGCGGGGGCGACGTTCTTGCCTCCAGCCGTGACGATGATCTCTTTCTTGCGCCCGGTGATGGTGAGGAAGCCGTCTGCGTCGAAGGAGCCGAGGTCGCCGGTCTTGAACCACTCGCCGTCGAACGATTCAGCGGTCGCCTCGGGATTCTTCCAGTATTCCTTGAAGACGTTGATGCCCTTGACCTGGATCTCGCCGTCGTCGGCCAGACGCACGGCGACGCCCGGCAGCGTCGGACCGACGCTGCCGATCTTCGACTTGCGGGGCAGGTTCACAGTGGCCGGCGCGGTCGTCTCGGTGAGGCCGTAGCCCTCGAGGATCGTGATGCCGAGCGAGTGGTAGAAGTGTCCGAGACGCGGCCCGAGCGGGGCGGAACCCGACACGGCGTACTTGACGTTGCCGCCCATGGCCGTTCGGAGCTTCGAGAAGACCAGCGCGTCGTAGAGCTTGAACTTGAGCTTCAGGCCGAGCGGCACCGAGCCCGCCTCCTTCGCCGTGGAGTAGGCCACGGCGGTGTCGGCGGCGGCGCGGAAGATCTTGCCCTTTCCGCCGGCCTCGGCCTTCTGCTCGGAGACGTTGTAGACCTTCTCGAACACTCGCGGCACTGCGAGGAGGAAGGACGGCTTGAAGCTCGCGAGCGAGGGGAGGAGCTGCTTCGTGTCGGGCTGGTGGCCCACCCGAACACCGGCGTGCACCGAGAGCACCGCGATGAAGCGGGCGAACACGTGGGCCGTGGTGATGAAGAGGAGCGTCGAGGCGCCGTCGGGGTCGAGCACGACCTCGTCGAGCGCGACCGCGGCGTTGCGGGAGAGCTCGACGAAGTTGGAGTGGGTGAGCACGCAGCCCTTGGGCTTGCCGGTCGAGCCCGAGGTGTAGATGAGCGTCGCGATGTCGGAGCCGACCGCGAGATTGCGGCGGCGCTCGATCTCGTCGTCGGTCACCTCGGCGCCGCCGGCGACGAGCTTGTCGAGGTCGCCGAGGTCGATCTGCCAGGTGTTGCGGATCAACGGAAGGTCGGGGTGCACCTCGTCGAAGCGGGTGAAGTGATCGGGCGTCTCGACGATGACCGCGATCGCGCCCGAGTCGCTGAGGTTCCAGCGCACCTGCGCGGGCGAGCTCGTCTCGTAGACGGGCACGAGCACGGCGCCGGCGAACCACGTGGCAAAGTCGATCAGGGTCCACTCGTATCGGGTCTTGCACATCAGGCCGATCTTGTCGCCGGGCTGGATGCCGGCGGCGACGAGGCCCTTCGCCAGGGCGATCACCTGGTCGTAGAACTCCTTGGTGGTGACCGGGGACCACCCGCCGTCGGCGGTGGGAAGCGAGAACAGCACGGAGTCGGGGGTCGCGGCGACGCGGTCGACGAGCAGGTCGGTGGTGTTCGCTTCGGGGTCTGCTGCGACCACGAGGGGTGTGGCGAATTCGATCACGGTAGCTCCTTTGGCACCGAGAGTGTTGCACGCGGCTCGGGCGCCGGCGCGAACCTCGGCATTGGGGTCGATTACACTCTAGTCGTTGCTCGTGCCCGCCCCAGGTCTCGGCTCCATCACGCTTGGTCCCCATCTGAAAGGCAGCCTCACGGTGCACGCGATCGGAATCGACATCGGCGGAACGAAGATCGCCGGTGCGGTCGTCGATCAGCTCGGCAGCATCGTTGCGAGCGAGCGGGTGGCCACGCCCGCCGGCGACTCGGCTCTCCTCGAAGACGCGGTCGTGCAGATGATCGACTCCCTTCGCGCGGGCGCCGACGAGGAGATCGTCGCGATCGGCGTCGCCGCCGCAGGCTTCGTCGATGCCGCACAGTCGACCGTGTACTACGCACCCAACATCGACTGGCGCAACGAACCGTTCCGCGAGAAGCTCGAAGCTCGCGTCGGCACGGCCGTGGTCGTCGACAACGACGCCAACGCCGCGGGCTGGGCCGAGTTCCGCTTCGGGGCCGGTCGCCTGGTCAGCGACATGGTGATGCTCACGATCGGCACGGGCGTCGGCGGAGCGATCGTCGCCGGCGACCGCCTCTTCCGCGGCGGGTTCGGCGCGGGCGCAGAGCTCGGACACCTTCGGGTCGTGCCCGACGGGCTGGCCTGCGGCTGCGGGCAGCGCGGATGCATCGAACAGTACGGCTCCGGCAGGGCACTGCTGCGCATGGCGAACGAGATCGCCGATGCCGGGGGCATCGGGCAGGCCCTCGCACGGGCGCGCACCGAGCACGGCGGCCTCGACGGGCGTCTCGTCGGCGGCCTCATCGAGTCCGGCGACGACGGCGCGGTCGCTGCGCTGCGCCAGCTCGGCAGCTGGCTCGGCCAGGCCGCCGCGAGTCTGTCCGCGGTGCTCGATCCGCAGCGCTTCGTTTTCGGCGGCGGCGTCGCGATCGCCGGAGAGTTGTTGCTCGAGCCGATCCGCGCGGCCTATCGCGACCACCTGCCGGCTCGCGGGTACCACCCCGAGCCCGACTTCGTGATCGCCGAACTCGTCAACGACGCCGGCGTGGTCGGCGCTGCCGATCTCGCCCGCGTGTGGGTCGCCGAGCACGCCTGAGCCCGGCGACGCTAGGCTGAATCGGTGCTGCAGAGGGAAGGAGCCGCTCGGTGTTCTACTGGATCATGAAGAACCTCGTCATCGGCCCGATCCTCCTCTCGATCTTCCGCCCGTGGGTCGTGGGTCTCGAGCACGTGCCCAAAGACGGCCCGGTCGTGCTGGCCTCGAACCACCTCTCCTTCATCGATTCGATCTTCCTGCCGCTCGTCGTCGACCGCCCGGTCGTCTTCCTCGCGAAGAGCGAGTACTTCACCGGCAAGGGTCTCAAGGGCTGGGCGACCAAGGTGTTCTTCCAGGCGGCAGGTCAGCTGCCCATCGATCGTTCCGGCGGCAAGGCCTCCGAGGCGTCGCTCGAGACCGGGCTCCGGGTCCTCGGCGACGGCAAGATCCTCGGCATCTACCCCGAGGGCACGCGCAGCCCCGACGGCAAGCTCTACCGCGGTCGCACCGGCGTCGCCCGAATGGTCATCGAGGCCGGCGTGCCGGTCATTCCGGTCGCCATGATCGGCACCGAGCACGTGATGCCCATCGGATCGCGCCTGCCGAAGGTCCGTCGCATCGGCATCATCCTCGGCGAACCGCTCGACTTCAGCCGCTTCGAGGGACTCGAGGGCGATCGCTTCGTGTTGCGTTCTGTGACCGACGAACTCGTCTACGATCTTCGCGGCCTGAGCGGCCAGGAATACGTCGACGTGTACGCCAGTTCGGTGAAGGAGAAGCGCGCCTCGCAATCGCGGTAGGCTCGTTCTGCGGCGGCGCGACGTGCGTCGCCGTTCGATTTTCCGGCGTGATCGTGCGCCCCGAAACCCCCAGGACTTCCCGTGGTACAGCTCGTCGAGCCGGTCGTGAATGCAGATCCCTCCGTGATTGCCGGCCTCGACTATTGGCGCACCCTCCCCATCAAGCAGCAGCCGGCGTGGCCCGACCCCGAATCGGCGCACGCGGCGTCCGCCGAGCTGGCGACGCTGCCGCCGCTCGTCTTCGCGGGCGAGGTCGACACGCTGCGCGACCGTCTGGCTGCGGCTTCCCGCGGCGAGGCGTTCCTGCTCCAGGGCGGCGACTGCGCCGAGACCTTCGC
Proteins encoded in this window:
- a CDS encoding AMP-dependent synthetase/ligase, whose protein sequence is MIEFATPLVVAADPEANTTDLLVDRVAATPDSVLFSLPTADGGWSPVTTKEFYDQVIALAKGLVAAGIQPGDKIGLMCKTRYEWTLIDFATWFAGAVLVPVYETSSPAQVRWNLSDSGAIAVIVETPDHFTRFDEVHPDLPLIRNTWQIDLGDLDKLVAGGAEVTDDEIERRRNLAVGSDIATLIYTSGSTGKPKGCVLTHSNFVELSRNAAVALDEVVLDPDGASTLLFITTAHVFARFIAVLSVHAGVRVGHQPDTKQLLPSLASFKPSFLLAVPRVFEKVYNVSEQKAEAGGKGKIFRAAADTAVAYSTAKEAGSVPLGLKLKFKLYDALVFSKLRTAMGGNVKYAVSGSAPLGPRLGHFYHSLGITILEGYGLTETTAPATVNLPRKSKIGSVGPTLPGVAVRLADDGEIQVKGINVFKEYWKNPEATAESFDGEWFKTGDLGSFDADGFLTITGRKKEIIVTAGGKNVAPAALEDPIRANPLVGQVVVVGDKKPFISALITLDAEMLPVWLNNNGEDSAMSLEDATVNPAVLAEVQRAIDAANETVSRAESIRKFTLLATELTEESGHLTPKLSIKRNIILADFSVQIEAMYTGAPATEGHSIVH
- a CDS encoding ROK family glucokinase, which gives rise to MHAIGIDIGGTKIAGAVVDQLGSIVASERVATPAGDSALLEDAVVQMIDSLRAGADEEIVAIGVAAAGFVDAAQSTVYYAPNIDWRNEPFREKLEARVGTAVVVDNDANAAGWAEFRFGAGRLVSDMVMLTIGTGVGGAIVAGDRLFRGGFGAGAELGHLRVVPDGLACGCGQRGCIEQYGSGRALLRMANEIADAGGIGQALARARTEHGGLDGRLVGGLIESGDDGAVAALRQLGSWLGQAAASLSAVLDPQRFVFGGGVAIAGELLLEPIRAAYRDHLPARGYHPEPDFVIAELVNDAGVVGAADLARVWVAEHA
- a CDS encoding lysophospholipid acyltransferase family protein → MFYWIMKNLVIGPILLSIFRPWVVGLEHVPKDGPVVLASNHLSFIDSIFLPLVVDRPVVFLAKSEYFTGKGLKGWATKVFFQAAGQLPIDRSGGKASEASLETGLRVLGDGKILGIYPEGTRSPDGKLYRGRTGVARMVIEAGVPVIPVAMIGTEHVMPIGSRLPKVRRIGIILGEPLDFSRFEGLEGDRFVLRSVTDELVYDLRGLSGQEYVDVYASSVKEKRASQSR